A window from Enterocloster bolteae encodes these proteins:
- a CDS encoding IS110 family transposase, whose amino-acid sequence MIYVGIDIAKLNHFAAAISSDGEILIEPFKFSNNYDGFYLLLSHLAPLDQNSIIIGLESTAHYGDNLVRFLISKGFKVCVLNPIQTSFMRKNNVRKTKTDKVDTFVIAKTLMMQDSLRFMALEDLDYIELKELGRFRQKLVKQRTRLKIQLTSYVDQAFPELQYFFKSGLHQNSVYAVLKEAPTPNAIASMHLTHLAHTLEVASHGHFGKDKARELRVLAQKSVGVNDSSLSIQITHTIEQIELLDSQLFSTELEMANLVTCLHSVIMTIPGIGVVNGGMILGEIGDIHRFSNPKKLLAFAGLDPTVYQSGNFQAHRTRMSKRGSKVLRYALMNAAHNVVKNNATFKAYYDAKRAEGRTHYNALGHCAGKLVRVIWKMLTDEVAFNLE is encoded by the coding sequence ATGATTTACGTAGGCATTGATATTGCCAAACTCAACCATTTCGCCGCCGCGATTTCTTCCGACGGCGAAATACTCATCGAGCCGTTCAAATTTTCTAATAACTATGATGGCTTCTATCTACTGCTTTCTCATCTGGCACCACTTGACCAGAACAGTATCATCATAGGTCTTGAATCAACGGCACACTACGGTGACAACCTTGTTCGTTTTCTCATCAGCAAGGGCTTTAAAGTGTGTGTTCTCAACCCTATCCAGACTTCGTTCATGCGTAAAAATAATGTACGCAAAACGAAGACTGATAAAGTCGACACGTTTGTGATTGCTAAAACCCTTATGATGCAGGATTCCCTTCGGTTTATGGCCTTAGAGGATCTGGATTACATTGAGCTCAAAGAGCTCGGTAGATTCCGCCAGAAACTTGTGAAGCAGCGTACACGCTTAAAAATTCAGCTGACTTCCTATGTAGACCAGGCATTCCCGGAACTACAATACTTCTTTAAGTCTGGCTTGCATCAAAACTCTGTCTATGCCGTCCTTAAGGAGGCTCCGACACCCAACGCTATTGCTTCTATGCATTTGACCCATCTTGCTCACACCCTCGAAGTTGCTTCCCACGGCCATTTCGGTAAGGATAAAGCCAGAGAATTAAGAGTTCTCGCACAGAAGTCTGTCGGTGTCAATGACAGTTCTCTATCTATTCAAATAACTCATACCATTGAACAGATCGAGTTACTGGATAGCCAACTTTTTTCTACAGAGCTTGAAATGGCAAATCTTGTCACCTGCCTGCACTCTGTAATTATGACCATTCCCGGAATTGGTGTCGTGAATGGCGGAATGATTCTTGGTGAGATTGGTGATATACACCGATTCTCTAATCCAAAGAAACTGCTTGCATTTGCTGGACTGGATCCGACCGTTTATCAGTCTGGAAACTTCCAGGCTCACAGAACCAGGATGTCCAAAAGAGGATCTAAAGTGCTACGCTATGCCCTCATGAATGCAGCTCACAATGTCGTAAAAAACAATGCTACTTTCAAAGCTTATTATGATGCCAAGAGAGCGGAAGGCCGGACTCATTACAATGCCCTTGGGCACTGTGCTGGCAAACTTGTCAGAGTCATCTGGAAGATGCTCACTGACGAAGTAGCATTCAACCTCGAATAA
- a CDS encoding PH domain-containing protein, producing MADALELHEGEVVEKEFKSDYWEKTLCFYSQKRGKYWLTNQRIVFRGGFATILEIPYADIESVQLCNVGGLVQIIPTGIKVTLKSGKSYKLSVTKRKEILAFIQEKI from the coding sequence ATGGCAGATGCATTAGAATTACATGAAGGTGAAGTAGTTGAAAAGGAGTTTAAATCTGATTACTGGGAGAAAACACTTTGTTTTTATAGCCAGAAACGTGGTAAATACTGGCTTACAAATCAAAGAATCGTATTCAGGGGCGGTTTTGCCACCATATTGGAAATCCCCTATGCTGATATTGAATCGGTACAGTTATGTAATGTGGGCGGGCTTGTTCAGATTATTCCCACCGGAATCAAGGTGACTCTTAAGTCTGGAAAGAGCTATAAGCTGTCTGTGACAAAGCGTAAGGAAATTCTTGCATTCATTCAGGAGAAAATATAA
- a CDS encoding TetR/AcrR family transcriptional regulator, with the protein MARAGLDKNVVVEKAAQLANKMGIDQIQLKTLAESLSIQPPSLYNHIRGLDDLRRELMIYGWKQVEKRMLEAASGADGYAAWEAVCRAFYQYATENPGVFSAMLWYNKYQDKETQGVTEKLFSICFAITSSLNISEENCNHLIRTFRAFLEGFCLLVNNNAFGYSLSVEESFDLSLKVMIGGMKELEGK; encoded by the coding sequence ATGGCGCGGGCAGGACTTGATAAAAATGTTGTAGTAGAGAAGGCTGCACAGTTAGCAAACAAAATGGGAATTGACCAGATTCAGTTGAAAACGCTGGCGGAAAGTCTGAGTATACAGCCGCCGTCCCTTTACAACCATATCAGGGGGTTAGATGATTTACGTCGTGAACTGATGATTTATGGCTGGAAACAGGTGGAAAAACGTATGCTGGAAGCGGCATCAGGTGCTGACGGGTATGCTGCGTGGGAAGCGGTCTGCCGGGCATTCTATCAGTATGCGACCGAAAACCCCGGTGTGTTCAGCGCAATGCTCTGGTATAATAAATACCAGGATAAAGAGACGCAGGGCGTCACGGAAAAGCTGTTTTCCATTTGCTTTGCAATCACATCATCCCTGAACATTTCTGAGGAAAACTGCAATCATCTAATCCGTACCTTTCGGGCATTTTTGGAAGGCTTTTGTCTGCTGGTCAACAACAATGCCTTTGGCTATTCTCTGTCAGTGGAGGAGAGCTTTGACTTGTCCCTGAAGGTGATGATTGGCGGCATGAAGGAGTTGGAGGGAAAATAA
- the rpmF gene encoding 50S ribosomal protein L32: MSICPKNKSSKARRDSRRANWKMSAPNLVKCSKCGALMMPHRVCKACGSYNKREIVSVED; encoded by the coding sequence ATGTCTATCTGTCCAAAGAATAAATCTTCTAAAGCTAGAAGAGACAGCCGTAGAGCAAACTGGAAGATGAGCGCTCCAAATCTGGTAAAGTGCAGCAAGTGCGGTGCCCTGATGATGCCTCATAGAGTTTGCAAGGCTTGCGGTTCTTATAACAAGAGAGAAATCGTCAGTGTTGAAGATTAA
- a CDS encoding YceD family protein, translated as MLINLSELFPVEGKSKTYTPELEMTQFRLADTVYDIAEKGPLSLVITNRGNKKLALAGTIDLVLIMPCARCLDPVRVPFHLEIDQELDMNQSDEERVEDLDEQPYVNGYKLDIDQLVGNELTLNLPMAVLCSDDCKGICDRCGTNLNHETCDCDNRPLDPRMSVIQDIFKQSKEV; from the coding sequence ATGCTAATTAACTTATCTGAGCTGTTTCCCGTTGAGGGAAAGTCCAAAACATATACGCCTGAGCTTGAGATGACCCAGTTCAGGCTGGCCGACACTGTATACGACATTGCCGAAAAGGGACCGTTGTCATTGGTGATAACAAATCGGGGAAATAAGAAGCTGGCTTTAGCGGGAACCATTGATTTGGTTTTGATTATGCCATGTGCCAGATGCCTTGACCCGGTGAGAGTTCCTTTCCATCTGGAAATTGACCAGGAACTGGACATGAACCAGAGTGATGAAGAACGAGTGGAAGACCTGGACGAGCAGCCCTACGTAAATGGTTATAAACTGGATATCGACCAGCTGGTTGGTAATGAGTTAACCTTGAACCTGCCTATGGCGGTTCTCTGCAGCGATGACTGTAAGGGAATCTGTGATAGATGTGGCACAAATCTCAACCATGAGACTTGTGACTGCGATAATAGGCCACTTGACCCAAGGATGTCAGTTATCCAGGATATTTTTAAACAGTCGAAGGAGGTGTAA
- a CDS encoding acetate kinase, whose protein sequence is MNILVINCGSSSLKYQLINSASEAVLAKGLCERIGIEGSQITYQPAGGEKEVTVSPMPTHTQAIQMVLDALTNDKTGVIKSLDEVGAVGHRIVHGGEAFTASTLITEEAVKAIEECSDLAPLHNPANLIGIRACQELMPNTPMVGVFDTAFHQTMPEKAYLYGLPYEYYEKYKVRRYGFHGTSHSYVSKRTAEVLGRPYDSLKTVVCHLGNGSSISAVLNGKSVDTSMGLTPLEGLVMGTRSGDVDPGALQFIMHKENMDIDQMLNVLNKKSGVYGMSGVSSDFRDVENAANDGNKKAEVALESFAYRVAKYVGAYAAAMSGVDAIAFTAGVGENDKITRKKVCEYLGFLGIEIDDEANSKRGQEIVISTPDSKVSVLVIPTNEELAIARETLALVK, encoded by the coding sequence ATGAATATTTTAGTTATTAACTGCGGGAGCTCATCATTAAAGTACCAGCTGATTAATTCAGCATCAGAGGCTGTACTTGCAAAGGGACTTTGCGAAAGAATCGGTATTGAGGGAAGCCAGATTACCTATCAGCCGGCAGGAGGAGAGAAGGAAGTAACGGTTTCTCCTATGCCTACCCATACCCAGGCCATTCAGATGGTATTAGATGCCCTGACCAATGATAAGACAGGCGTGATTAAGAGCCTGGATGAAGTAGGGGCAGTGGGACACAGAATCGTTCATGGAGGAGAGGCATTTACCGCATCTACCCTGATTACGGAAGAGGCCGTTAAAGCAATTGAAGAGTGCAGCGATTTGGCGCCTCTGCACAATCCTGCAAACCTGATCGGCATCCGTGCCTGCCAGGAACTGATGCCCAACACACCCATGGTAGGTGTATTTGATACAGCGTTCCACCAGACCATGCCGGAGAAGGCATACCTGTACGGACTTCCTTACGAGTATTATGAGAAATACAAGGTTAGAAGATACGGCTTCCACGGGACAAGCCACAGCTATGTATCAAAGAGAACAGCAGAAGTTCTTGGACGTCCTTATGACTCCCTTAAAACAGTGGTTTGCCACCTGGGCAACGGCTCCAGCATCTCAGCTGTCCTCAACGGAAAATCCGTGGACACCAGCATGGGACTGACTCCATTGGAGGGACTTGTGATGGGAACCAGAAGCGGCGATGTGGATCCCGGCGCCCTGCAGTTCATCATGCACAAAGAGAATATGGATATTGACCAGATGTTAAACGTGCTGAACAAGAAGTCCGGCGTATACGGTATGTCCGGTGTTTCCAGCGACTTCCGCGATGTGGAGAACGCTGCAAATGACGGCAATAAGAAGGCAGAGGTTGCTCTGGAATCATTTGCTTACCGGGTAGCTAAATACGTGGGAGCATACGCAGCTGCAATGAGCGGTGTGGACGCCATTGCGTTCACCGCAGGCGTGGGTGAGAATGACAAGATTACCAGAAAGAAAGTGTGCGAGTATCTGGGATTCCTGGGAATTGAAATTGACGACGAGGCCAATTCCAAGAGGGGACAGGAAATCGTAATTTCCACTCCTGATTCCAAGGTAAGCGTACTGGTTATTCCTACCAACGAGGAGCTGGCAATTGCCAGAGAAACACTTGCGTTAGTGAAATAA
- the pta gene encoding phosphate acetyltransferase, whose translation MGFIDLVKARARADKKTIVLPESMDRRTWEAAETILKEDIANLIIIGTPEDIADHSKGLDVSGATVINPQTYEKTQEYIDLFVELRKSKGMTPEKAKEIIMSDYAYYGCLMIKNGDADGLVSGACHSTADTLRPCLQIVKTKPGTKLVSAFFLMVVPDCEYGAEGTFIFADSGLNQNPNPEELAAIAKSSADSFELLVQKEARVAMLSHSTKGSAKHPDVDKVVEATRIAKELYPELKLDGELQLDAALVPEVASSKAPGSEVAGKANVLMFPDLDAGNIGYKLVQRLAKAEAYGPVTQGIAKPVNDLSRGCCADDIVGVVAITAVQAQAE comes from the coding sequence ATGGGATTTATCGATTTAGTTAAAGCTCGTGCCAGGGCTGACAAAAAGACCATAGTACTGCCAGAGTCTATGGACAGGAGAACCTGGGAGGCGGCCGAAACGATATTAAAAGAGGACATCGCCAATCTGATCATCATAGGAACACCGGAGGATATTGCAGACCACAGCAAGGGACTGGATGTATCAGGAGCAACAGTGATCAATCCTCAGACCTATGAGAAGACTCAGGAGTATATTGATTTATTTGTAGAGCTGAGGAAATCAAAGGGAATGACACCGGAAAAGGCAAAGGAAATCATCATGTCCGATTATGCCTACTACGGCTGTCTTATGATTAAAAACGGAGATGCAGACGGACTGGTGTCCGGTGCCTGCCACTCCACGGCCGACACATTAAGGCCATGTCTGCAGATTGTCAAAACAAAACCAGGCACAAAGCTGGTATCTGCATTCTTCCTCATGGTAGTTCCGGACTGCGAATATGGAGCAGAGGGAACCTTTATTTTTGCCGATTCAGGACTGAACCAGAATCCGAATCCGGAAGAGCTGGCAGCAATCGCCAAATCATCTGCTGATTCATTTGAACTGCTGGTACAGAAGGAAGCAAGGGTTGCCATGCTGTCCCATTCTACCAAGGGCTCTGCAAAGCATCCTGACGTGGACAAGGTAGTGGAAGCCACCAGAATCGCAAAGGAGCTTTATCCGGAGCTTAAGCTGGACGGGGAACTCCAGTTAGATGCAGCCCTTGTACCGGAGGTTGCTTCCTCCAAGGCACCGGGCAGCGAAGTGGCAGGCAAGGCAAATGTACTGATGTTCCCGGATCTGGATGCCGGTAATATCGGATACAAGCTGGTTCAGAGACTGGCCAAGGCAGAGGCTTACGGCCCTGTTACCCAGGGAATCGCAAAGCCGGTTAACGATTTGTCCAGGGGTTGTTGTGCAGATGATATTGTGGGTGTAGTAGCAATTACGGCCGTTCAGGCACAGGCTGAATAA
- a CDS encoding cyclic-di-AMP receptor, with amino-acid sequence MKLVYAIVRNDNEDDVVSQLTQHHYSVTRLSTTGGFLKKGNTTLMIGAEDDKVQEVIDVIKQECGQHQKLTVNMPYISGTTMVNYATMPMTVDVGGATIFVINVDRYEKI; translated from the coding sequence ATGAAATTAGTGTATGCAATTGTGAGAAATGATAATGAAGATGATGTTGTAAGCCAGCTGACCCAGCATCATTACAGTGTTACAAGACTTTCCACCACAGGAGGTTTCCTGAAAAAGGGAAATACAACCTTGATGATTGGTGCAGAAGATGATAAGGTACAGGAAGTGATTGATGTGATTAAGCAGGAATGCGGACAGCATCAGAAGTTAACGGTCAACATGCCTTATATATCAGGCACCACCATGGTAAATTACGCAACTATGCCCATGACAGTTGATGTGGGCGGCGCCACTATCTTTGTGATTAACGTGGACCGTTACGAGAAAATTTAA
- a CDS encoding S1C family serine protease, which translates to MYENENKNMNGLGNENMEHRDVPETTVNWTIPGDERNRQGQNTQGHRTMDPEARSQEAQGQYSQARYSQAQEGQDSREQHREQHTQGPDAAFGSYGSQTRRQDCYGGNTYQGYPGGGDKQRNHSNKGRFVKRAAGITAAAVLFGAVSGGVMTGVNYLGNRLTGAYGTAGTLAGTQAQNQIAQAAPANAQASANQGATAVSAVTDVSGIVENAMPSIVAINDTMTVEQRDFFGMPQTYTAQSSGSGIIVNQTDTELLIATNNHVVDGASDLKVTFVDNKDVSAAVKGTDSASDLAIIAVQLKDIPSDTMSKIKVATLGNSDDIKVGQQVIAIGNALGYGQSVTVGYVSALDREITDEKGINRTFIQTDAAINPGNSGGALIDLNGNVIGINAAKTASTEVEGMGFAIPISKSQDILNSLMTKKTRVAVSEDAQGYLGIQGTNIDAATSQMYGMPVGIYVYKIVEGGAASSSDLKEKDIITKFDGQSVTSMEELKQMLTYYEGGAAVTLTVQSLVDGAYVEHDVQVTLGTKPAAQS; encoded by the coding sequence ATGTACGAGAATGAAAATAAAAATATGAATGGTTTGGGAAATGAAAATATGGAACACAGGGATGTACCTGAAACAACCGTAAACTGGACGATTCCAGGTGATGAGAGGAACCGGCAGGGACAGAATACGCAAGGACACCGGACAATGGATCCGGAGGCACGCAGCCAGGAGGCGCAGGGTCAGTATTCACAGGCCCGGTATTCACAGGCCCAGGAAGGCCAGGATTCCCGAGAGCAGCATCGAGAGCAGCATACCCAGGGACCAGACGCCGCATTCGGTTCATACGGCAGCCAGACCCGCCGCCAGGACTGCTATGGCGGAAATACTTATCAGGGATATCCGGGAGGTGGTGATAAGCAGCGCAATCACTCCAATAAAGGACGATTTGTTAAAAGAGCGGCAGGAATTACAGCGGCAGCGGTCCTCTTCGGAGCCGTATCAGGCGGGGTCATGACAGGTGTGAATTACCTGGGGAACCGGCTCACAGGCGCATATGGAACCGCGGGCACATTAGCCGGGACGCAGGCTCAGAACCAGATAGCACAGGCGGCACCGGCCAATGCACAGGCGTCTGCAAACCAGGGCGCCACGGCAGTATCCGCTGTTACCGATGTGTCGGGCATTGTGGAAAACGCCATGCCGTCTATTGTGGCCATCAATGATACCATGACCGTGGAGCAGCGCGATTTCTTCGGAATGCCCCAGACCTATACAGCCCAGAGCAGCGGTTCCGGCATCATTGTGAACCAGACTGACACGGAACTTCTCATTGCCACCAATAACCATGTGGTGGACGGAGCTTCCGACTTAAAGGTTACATTTGTTGACAACAAGGATGTGAGCGCAGCGGTAAAGGGAACGGATTCAGCATCTGACCTGGCAATCATCGCAGTGCAGTTAAAGGATATCCCCTCCGATACCATGAGCAAGATTAAGGTGGCCACTCTGGGCAATTCAGATGATATCAAGGTGGGGCAGCAGGTCATTGCCATAGGAAATGCCCTTGGATACGGCCAGTCCGTTACCGTGGGATATGTAAGCGCCCTGGACCGCGAGATTACAGATGAAAAAGGAATTAACAGGACCTTCATCCAGACAGATGCAGCTATCAACCCGGGCAACAGCGGCGGCGCCCTTATTGATTTAAACGGAAATGTCATCGGCATCAACGCCGCCAAGACAGCTTCCACAGAAGTGGAGGGGATGGGCTTTGCCATTCCGATTTCAAAGTCCCAGGATATCTTAAACAGCCTGATGACAAAGAAAACGCGTGTGGCTGTATCCGAGGATGCCCAGGGCTATCTGGGAATACAGGGAACCAACATTGATGCTGCCACATCCCAGATGTACGGCATGCCGGTGGGAATCTATGTCTATAAAATCGTGGAGGGCGGAGCAGCCTCATCCTCTGATTTAAAGGAAAAGGATATTATCACCAAGTTTGACGGCCAGTCCGTTACCAGCATGGAAGAACTGAAGCAGATGCTCACCTACTATGAGGGCGGAGCAGCCGTTACACTCACAGTACAGTCCCTGGTGGACGGGGCATACGTGGAGCACGACGTGCAGGTGACTCTGGGAACCAAGCCGGCCGCCCAGAGCTGA
- a CDS encoding nucleotidyltransferase family protein, with product MGQPDSLEQPAKVIGIIAEYNPFHGGHKFQIEEAKKRTGTDWCVAAMSGDFVQRGEPAVYSKYLRTRMALSCGADLVVELPSAFAVSSAEDFAACGVALLTGLGAVDVLCFGSEDGDIRRIRTAAGILAQEGGDFSSLLSIGLRSGLSWPQARSQALLKMADKDKDFPLKREEMDKLLGSPNNLLGIEYCKAILRQNSPLIPFTIRRRGQGYHDNGLEGGQASASAIRRTLKAGVPSGEAGLFPYAKLTPEAMTHIPPEIRPLYGREPVLEANDLSEILNFCLLSLKREGTDYTQYGDMSAEMARRLDHCLLKQVSWEGRIEQLKTRQYTYTRLSRALLHMVLGLTDARVQSYKEAGRAPYARILGFRKESQELLALVKQKTAIPLITKTADAPRILTGTALDMFSQDIYASHIRQTLLSKKLEQPVRNEYNHPICIL from the coding sequence TTGGGACAGCCAGATAGTTTGGAACAGCCGGCAAAGGTAATCGGCATCATTGCCGAATATAACCCGTTTCACGGCGGACATAAATTTCAAATAGAAGAAGCAAAAAAACGGACCGGCACAGACTGGTGCGTGGCTGCCATGAGCGGCGATTTTGTACAGAGGGGGGAGCCTGCGGTCTACAGCAAATATCTGCGCACCAGAATGGCCCTTTCCTGCGGCGCGGATCTGGTGGTGGAGCTTCCCTCCGCCTTTGCGGTCAGCAGCGCGGAGGATTTTGCCGCCTGCGGCGTGGCCCTGCTCACAGGACTGGGGGCAGTGGATGTCCTGTGCTTTGGCAGTGAGGACGGGGATATCCGCAGGATTCGGACGGCTGCCGGTATCCTGGCGCAGGAAGGCGGGGACTTTTCCTCACTTCTAAGCATTGGACTGCGAAGCGGCCTCAGCTGGCCCCAGGCCCGCAGCCAGGCCCTGCTTAAGATGGCGGACAAAGATAAGGATTTTCCTCTGAAGAGAGAAGAAATGGACAAACTCCTGGGCTCCCCCAACAATCTCCTGGGAATCGAGTACTGCAAGGCCATCCTGCGCCAGAACAGTCCGCTTATTCCGTTCACCATCCGCCGCCGGGGACAGGGATACCACGACAATGGGCTGGAGGGCGGACAGGCTTCAGCCTCAGCCATCCGGCGGACACTTAAAGCCGGGGTGCCATCCGGGGAAGCGGGCCTGTTTCCATATGCAAAACTGACGCCTGAGGCCATGACGCACATTCCTCCGGAAATCCGGCCCCTGTACGGCCGGGAGCCTGTCCTGGAGGCCAACGATTTGTCAGAGATACTGAACTTCTGCCTCCTGTCCCTGAAGCGGGAAGGAACGGATTATACGCAATACGGGGATATGTCGGCGGAAATGGCGCGCCGGCTGGATCACTGCCTTCTCAAACAGGTCAGCTGGGAAGGCCGTATCGAACAGCTTAAGACACGCCAGTATACCTATACCCGGCTCAGCCGCGCCCTTCTTCACATGGTCCTCGGCCTGACCGATGCCAGGGTACAGTCCTACAAAGAGGCCGGCCGTGCCCCCTACGCCAGAATCCTGGGGTTCAGGAAAGAGTCTCAGGAACTGCTGGCCCTGGTAAAGCAGAAAACCGCCATTCCCTTGATTACCAAGACTGCCGACGCCCCCCGCATTCTCACCGGAACAGCCCTGGACATGTTTTCACAGGACATCTACGCCTCCCATATCCGTCAGACCCTGCTCTCAAAAAAGCTGGAACAGCCGGTTCGGAATGAATATAACCATCCAATCTGTATTTTATAA
- a CDS encoding class I SAM-dependent methyltransferase, with amino-acid sequence MNQEECKEIKQALDLFLNESLERILMSNPTDSGKISRSRIRPLLMKGRLVFQAEEQAGKQAFHRNLDRDEAADYVTGLLDGSFRQAEIASGLGNALILVSRKGKVTVKVKQSPRPARILPAGNPASREPERAALLSHNRKKHYILEEGIPVPFLVDLGVMTKEGRVVNSRYDKYRQINRFLEFIEDILPNLDQDRESTIIDFGCGKSYLTFAMYYYLKELKGYPVRIVGLDLKEDVIEHCSRLGRQYGYEGLSFCHGDIASFEGVEKVDMVVTLHACDLATDYALEKAVNWGARVILSVPCCQHELNGQMENSLLRPVLQYGLIKERMAALYTDAIRAQVLEYRGYRTQILEFIDMEHTPKNILIRAVRQGKKRDNGLQIRELADFLHVKPAVVELLAPELWESGGKTKDSWY; translated from the coding sequence ATGAATCAGGAAGAATGTAAAGAAATCAAACAGGCGCTGGATCTGTTTTTAAATGAATCTCTGGAGCGGATTCTCATGAGCAATCCCACGGACAGCGGCAAAATCTCCAGGTCCAGAATCCGGCCTCTGCTCATGAAGGGCAGGCTGGTATTCCAGGCGGAGGAACAGGCGGGAAAGCAGGCATTTCACCGCAATCTGGACCGGGATGAGGCGGCAGATTATGTCACTGGGCTTCTGGACGGATCCTTCCGCCAGGCGGAGATTGCATCCGGTCTTGGAAATGCCCTTATTCTGGTGAGCAGGAAGGGAAAGGTGACTGTGAAGGTGAAGCAGAGTCCGCGGCCGGCCAGGATTTTGCCTGCCGGAAACCCGGCTTCCCGGGAACCGGAACGCGCTGCTTTGCTGTCCCACAACCGGAAGAAGCATTATATCCTGGAGGAGGGAATTCCTGTTCCCTTTCTGGTGGATTTGGGCGTCATGACAAAAGAGGGCAGGGTGGTGAACAGCCGCTATGACAAATACAGGCAGATAAACCGTTTCCTGGAGTTTATAGAAGATATCCTTCCCAACCTGGACCAGGACCGGGAGTCCACCATTATTGATTTTGGATGCGGCAAATCATACCTCACCTTTGCCATGTATTATTATCTGAAGGAACTGAAGGGATATCCGGTGCGGATTGTCGGCCTGGACCTTAAGGAGGATGTCATAGAGCATTGCAGCCGCCTTGGACGCCAATATGGATATGAGGGACTTTCCTTTTGTCATGGGGACATTGCCTCCTTTGAGGGAGTGGAGAAGGTGGACATGGTGGTCACCCTCCACGCCTGTGACCTGGCCACGGATTATGCCCTGGAAAAGGCGGTAAACTGGGGGGCCAGGGTCATTTTATCGGTTCCCTGCTGCCAGCATGAGCTCAACGGGCAGATGGAAAACAGCCTTCTACGGCCGGTACTCCAATACGGCCTGATAAAAGAGCGCATGGCAGCCCTTTACACGGATGCCATCCGTGCCCAGGTTTTGGAATACAGGGGATACAGAACCCAGATACTGGAATTTATAGATATGGAGCATACGCCAAAGAATATATTGATTCGGGCTGTGCGTCAGGGGAAGAAACGGGACAATGGCCTCCAGATACGGGAGCTGGCTGATTTCCTGCATGTGAAGCCCGCCGTGGTGGAGCTCCTGGCTCCGGAGCTTTGGGAGTCCGGGGGAAAAACTAAAGACAGCTGGTATTAG
- a CDS encoding HAD family hydrolase produces MNKGILFDVDGTLWDSAAQVAESWNEVLARYPHLGVRITARDMYDNMGKTMMDIGKTLFPGLSQEECRKVMEECMTYENHYLLSHPGVLYPETREIMACLSRQYGLYIVSNCQSGYIEVLLESCGLREYVRDIECYGNTGLPKGDNIRMVVQRNHLERCFYVGDTHMDEEAAGAAGIPFVHAAYGFGRAERPVGTIESLSQLTALAKKLLD; encoded by the coding sequence ATGAATAAAGGGATATTGTTTGACGTGGACGGTACGCTGTGGGATTCGGCGGCCCAGGTGGCTGAATCCTGGAATGAGGTGCTGGCCCGTTACCCTCATCTGGGAGTCAGGATCACGGCCCGGGATATGTATGACAATATGGGAAAGACCATGATGGATATTGGAAAGACGCTGTTTCCGGGGCTGTCCCAGGAGGAGTGCAGGAAGGTGATGGAGGAGTGCATGACCTATGAGAACCATTACCTGCTGTCACATCCGGGAGTCCTGTATCCGGAGACCAGGGAGATCATGGCGTGCCTCAGCCGCCAGTATGGCCTGTACATTGTCAGCAACTGCCAGAGCGGATATATTGAGGTGCTGCTGGAGAGCTGCGGCCTCCGGGAATACGTCCGTGATATTGAGTGCTACGGCAATACCGGACTTCCAAAGGGAGATAATATCCGCATGGTGGTGCAGAGAAACCATCTGGAACGCTGCTTTTATGTAGGTGATACCCATATGGATGAGGAAGCGGCCGGCGCGGCCGGGATTCCCTTTGTACACGCGGCATATGGTTTTGGCAGGGCAGAGCGGCCGGTTGGCACCATCGAGTCATTAAGCCAGCTCACCGCCCTTGCAAAGAAACTTCTGGATTAG